CCTGTTATCGCCAGAGTCAACGGATACGCAATAGGTGGAGGACATGTCTGGCAGGTTAATTGTGACTTATCCATAGCTTCGGATAGAGCTAAATTCGGTCAGGCGGGTCCCAGAGTGGGAAGCTTTGATCCGGGTTTCGGCACAGGCGATTTATGGCGTAATGTAGGGATGAAGCGAGCCAAGGAAATCTGGTACCTCTGCAGGACATACTCGGCTGAAGAAGCTCTTCAGATAGGACTGATCAATAAGGTAGTCCCCCATGAAAAGCTTGATGAAGAAGTTGATACCTGGTGCAGAGAACTTCTAGAAAAGAGCCCAACGTCTCTTAAGATGCTTAAGTATGCCTTTTTGGCTGAATCTGACGGATTGGGAGGTATCACAGAACTTGGAGTGGGAGGATTGAGCCTTTACTACGGAACCGAAGAATCGCTTGAGGGAAGAAACGCCTTCATGGAAAAAAGAAAGCCTGATTTCTGGAAGCATTTTCTTAAAGAAGAGTAAACCACGGTTAATAAAGAGAGATTGGAGAGAACCAAAATGGAATCCGTTAAAGTTATTCAGATGCCGGTAGGGGCTATGGAAGTTTTTTGCTACATTGTCTTCGACTCTCAAACAGGTGAGGGTATTGTGATTGATCCGGCAGGAGATGCCGATAAAATCCTTCAACTCGCAAAAGATCGACACATAAACATAAAATATATCATTAACACCCATTCCCACGCCGATCACACAGCCGAAAACGAAAAGATCAAAGAAGCTACGGGTGCTCCAATAGTCATGCACCGTCTGGACGACGAATTTGCTCGAACCCCTGAATCAATAGCCTGGAACCGGAAATTAGGCTTTGAGCCCCCACCTCCAGCCGATATAAGTGTCGAAGACGGAGATGAATTAAAACTACAGAACTTCACTGTGCGTTTTATCCATACACCCGGACATACTCCAGGAAGTTGCTGTATACTTGTTGGCTCTAACCTTTTTACTGGAGATACTCTTTTTGTTGGAGCTGTAGGAAGAACAGACCTTCCTGGTTCGTCTTTTTCAGATCTCCTAGAATCGCTAAAAAAACTCCTTTCTATTCTTCCTCCGG
The sequence above is drawn from the Thermodesulforhabdaceae bacterium genome and encodes:
- a CDS encoding enoyl-CoA hydratase-related protein produces the protein MNFQDIIYEKKDRIARISINRPHKYNACTPVTLYELTKAFIDAWTDKNVGVVVFTGEGDKAFCTGGDQSIRGLGGYEGYSAKELEGTIAALPLEVGWQFVTFLIRHIPKPVIARVNGYAIGGGHVWQVNCDLSIASDRAKFGQAGPRVGSFDPGFGTGDLWRNVGMKRAKEIWYLCRTYSAEEALQIGLINKVVPHEKLDEEVDTWCRELLEKSPTSLKMLKYAFLAESDGLGGITELGVGGLSLYYGTEESLEGRNAFMEKRKPDFWKHFLKEE
- a CDS encoding MBL fold metallo-hydrolase yields the protein MESVKVIQMPVGAMEVFCYIVFDSQTGEGIVIDPAGDADKILQLAKDRHINIKYIINTHSHADHTAENEKIKEATGAPIVMHRLDDEFARTPESIAWNRKLGFEPPPPADISVEDGDELKLQNFTVRFIHTPGHTPGSCCILVGSNLFTGDTLFVGAVGRTDLPGSSFSDLLESLKKLLSILPPETMIWPGHDYGDTPSSSLGHERETNPYITDFIDAD